A region from the Nonlabens sp. YIK11 genome encodes:
- a CDS encoding acetyl-CoA carboxylase carboxyltransferase subunit alpha, with the protein MEYLEFEMPIKELEEQYQQTLAIGSENDVDVTKTIKQLEKKLKATRKEIYSNLTPWQRVQMSRHPDRPYTLDYIKSICGDTWLELHGDRNVKDDKAMIGGLGKIGDQSYMFIGQQKGFNTKTRQYRNFGMSNPEGYRKALRLMKSAEKFGIPVVTLIDTPGAFPGLEAEERGQGEAIARNILEMTRLKVPIIVMIIGEGASGGALGIGVGDRVVMLENTWYSVISPESCSSILWRSWEYKEQAAEALKLTGKDMKKLKLVDEILEEPEGGAHKNREEIFVSVAKCIDSYYQELKELSPKELVKQRMDKYANMGVFKG; encoded by the coding sequence ATGGAATATCTAGAATTTGAAATGCCTATCAAAGAGCTGGAAGAGCAATACCAGCAAACCCTTGCGATAGGATCAGAAAACGATGTTGATGTCACTAAGACGATCAAACAACTCGAGAAGAAACTTAAAGCTACACGTAAAGAGATCTACAGCAACTTAACGCCGTGGCAACGTGTGCAAATGTCCCGTCATCCAGACCGTCCTTACACACTGGATTACATCAAGAGCATTTGTGGTGATACCTGGCTGGAACTGCACGGTGACCGCAATGTGAAGGATGATAAAGCCATGATAGGTGGACTGGGCAAAATAGGTGATCAGTCCTATATGTTCATCGGGCAGCAAAAGGGATTCAATACAAAAACACGTCAATACCGCAACTTTGGGATGTCAAATCCAGAAGGTTATCGTAAGGCGTTGCGATTGATGAAAAGTGCCGAGAAATTTGGCATTCCCGTAGTGACATTGATCGACACTCCAGGAGCATTTCCTGGTCTGGAAGCTGAAGAACGTGGTCAAGGAGAAGCCATTGCTAGAAACATCCTTGAAATGACGCGCTTGAAAGTGCCTATCATCGTAATGATCATAGGAGAAGGAGCTAGTGGTGGAGCCTTAGGAATAGGAGTAGGTGACCGTGTGGTCATGTTGGAAAACACCTGGTACAGCGTTATCTCTCCAGAATCTTGTAGTTCTATCTTATGGAGAAGTTGGGAATACAAAGAACAAGCTGCCGAGGCTCTCAAGCTTACCGGTAAAGACATGAAAAAGCTTAAACTGGTAGATGAAATTCTTGAAGAACCAGAAGGTGGTGCCCACAAAAACAGAGAAGAAATCTTTGTGTCTGTGGCAAAATGTATCGATAGCTATTATCAGGAATTAAAAGAGCTATCTCCTAAAGAATTAGTGAAACAACGCATGGACAAATATGCCAATATGGGCGTATTTAAGGGATAA